A genomic segment from Flavobacterium sp. 9R encodes:
- a CDS encoding bifunctional nuclease family protein: MSLVKLTIKGISYSQTQNGAYALILNEVDGERKLPIVIGAFEAQSIAIALEKEIKPPRPLTHDLFKNFAERFDIVVKQVIIHKLVDGVFYSSIICERDKIEEIIDARTSDAIALALRFHAPIFTYKNILDKAGIYLKSNPNPTDPGAEEIDSILSNPQTFGHGEETNQSGPTYANHSLQELNELLDQAVANEDYEKAAKIRDEISKR; the protein is encoded by the coding sequence ATGAGCTTAGTAAAATTAACCATAAAAGGGATATCCTACAGTCAAACACAAAACGGAGCTTATGCTTTAATTTTGAATGAAGTGGATGGCGAGCGAAAACTACCAATTGTCATTGGAGCTTTTGAAGCTCAATCTATTGCTATTGCTTTAGAAAAAGAAATCAAACCACCTCGTCCGTTAACGCATGATTTATTTAAAAACTTTGCAGAACGCTTTGATATTGTTGTAAAGCAAGTTATCATTCACAAGTTGGTTGACGGTGTGTTTTATTCTAGCATCATCTGTGAGCGCGATAAAATTGAAGAAATTATTGACGCAAGAACTTCGGATGCTATAGCTTTGGCACTTCGATTCCATGCACCAATTTTTACCTATAAAAATATTTTGGACAAGGCAGGAATCTATTTGAAATCAAACCCCAATCCTACAGATCCAGGCGCAGAAGAAATAGACAGTATTTTGTCTAATCCACAAACTTTTGGCCACGGTGAAGAAACCAATCAATCAGGTCCTACCTACGCTAATCATAGCCTTCAAGAATTGAATGAGCTTTTAGACCAAGCTGTAGCCAATGAAGATTATGAAAAAGCTGCAAAAATAAGAGACGAGATATCCAAACGTTAA
- a CDS encoding pyruvate dehydrogenase complex E1 component subunit beta has protein sequence MFAVRKNTHRYYNMRTIQFREAICEAMSEEMRRDESIYLMGEEVAEYNGAYKASKGMLAEFGEKRVIDTPIAELGFTGIAVGSAMNGCRPIVEYMTFNFCMVGIDQIINNAAKMRQMSGGQFNIPIVFRGPTASAGQLGATHSQAIENWFANTPGLKVVVPSNVYDAKGLLKSAIRDNDPVIFMESEQMYGDKGEVPDGEYTIPLGVADVVREGTDVTIVSFGKIIKEAFKAADELAKEGISCEVIDLRTVRPMDTEAILKSVKKTNRLVILEEAWPFASVSSEITYLVQEQAFDFLDAPIQRITTADTPAPYSPVLLKEWLPNADDVVKAVKKVLYKK, from the coding sequence ATTTTTGCTGTTCGAAAAAACACACATAGATATTATAATATGAGAACGATACAATTTAGAGAGGCGATTTGCGAAGCGATGAGTGAAGAAATGCGTCGCGATGAGTCCATATACTTAATGGGTGAAGAAGTTGCTGAATACAATGGTGCCTACAAAGCATCGAAAGGGATGTTGGCCGAATTTGGTGAAAAACGTGTAATTGATACTCCTATTGCGGAGCTTGGTTTTACTGGTATTGCAGTAGGTTCAGCCATGAATGGATGTCGTCCGATTGTAGAATACATGACCTTCAACTTTTGTATGGTTGGTATTGATCAAATTATTAATAATGCTGCCAAGATGCGTCAAATGTCTGGTGGGCAATTCAATATTCCAATTGTTTTTAGAGGACCAACAGCTTCTGCCGGACAATTAGGAGCGACTCACTCTCAAGCTATCGAGAATTGGTTTGCGAATACTCCAGGTCTAAAAGTTGTAGTACCTTCGAATGTATATGATGCCAAAGGATTGTTGAAATCAGCCATTCGTGATAACGACCCTGTTATCTTTATGGAATCAGAGCAAATGTATGGCGACAAAGGAGAAGTGCCAGATGGAGAATACACTATTCCGTTGGGAGTAGCTGATGTGGTGAGAGAAGGAACTGATGTAACAATTGTTTCTTTTGGTAAAATTATCAAAGAAGCTTTTAAAGCTGCAGATGAATTGGCTAAAGAAGGAATTTCTTGTGAAGTAATTGATTTGAGAACGGTTCGTCCTATGGATACAGAAGCGATTTTGAAATCGGTTAAGAAAACGAATCGTTTGGTAATTTTAGAAGAAGCTTGGCCTTTTGCTAGTGTCTCTTCAGAGATTACGTATTTGGTTCAAGAGCAAGCTTTTGATTTCTTGGATGCACCAATTCAAAGAATCACAACTGCAGATACACCAGCACCTTATTCTCCTGTTCTGTTGAAAGAATGGTTGCCTAATGCTGATGACGTTGTGAAAGCAGTTAAAAAAGTATTGTACAAAAAATAA
- a CDS encoding inorganic diphosphatase, whose amino-acid sequence MTADKLKTFDVLIEIPRGSRNKYEYDFAIKRMRFDRMLFSSMMYPADYGFIPETLALDGDPLDVLVLVNEPTFPGCVMEVKPIGVFHMADDKGPDEKVICVPVSDPIWNSLENLSDVNPHLLKEIEHFFQVYKDLEHKKVDVEGWGDVNEAYAIIKECTKRFDDIENKPEGLFSIK is encoded by the coding sequence ATGACTGCAGACAAATTAAAAACTTTCGATGTATTAATCGAAATACCAAGAGGAAGTAGAAATAAATACGAGTACGATTTTGCTATCAAAAGAATGCGTTTCGACAGAATGTTATTCTCTTCTATGATGTATCCAGCAGACTACGGATTTATTCCTGAAACATTAGCCTTAGATGGCGACCCATTGGATGTATTAGTATTGGTAAACGAGCCAACTTTTCCTGGATGTGTAATGGAAGTAAAACCAATTGGAGTTTTCCATATGGCAGACGATAAAGGACCAGACGAAAAAGTAATCTGTGTACCGGTTTCTGACCCAATTTGGAATTCATTAGAAAATCTTTCAGATGTAAATCCACACTTGTTAAAAGAGATTGAACATTTCTTTCAAGTTTACAAAGATTTAGAGCACAAGAAAGTAGATGTAGAAGGTTGGGGAGATGTGAATGAAGCATACGCAATCATCAAAGAATGCACCAAGCGTTTTGATGATATCGAAAATAAACCAGAGGGATTATTTAGTATTAAATAA
- a CDS encoding sodium-translocating pyrophosphatase, which translates to MNTFMIYVPIVMAFIGLLFMVAKRAWVLKQDAGDGKMKEISDYIYEGALAFLKAEYRLLAVFVLLASAVLAGITFLPGVKTHLLIVIAFIFGAFFSALAGNMGMKIATKTNVRTTQAARTSLPQALKVSFGGGTVMGLGVAGLAVLGLTGFFIVFFRIFMNGEWTSTEDMTIVLETLAGFSLGAESIALFARVGGGIYTKAADVGADLVGKVEAGIPEDDPRNPATIADNVGDNVGDVAGMGADLFGSYVATVLAAMVLGNYVIKDMGGKIDDAFGGIGPILLPMAIAGFGILFSIIGTMLVKISSDDAKEAQVQKALNIGNWVSIVLTLVSCYFLVQYMLPTTMKMEFYGEGVKDIDSIRVFYATIVGLFVGGAISSVTEYYTGLGTKPVLAIVQKSSTGAGTNVIAGLATGMISTFPTVLLFAGAIWASYALAGFYGVALAASAMMATTAMQLAIDAFGPISDNAGGIAEMSELPKEVRTRTDILDSVGNTTAATGKGFAIASAALTSLALFAAYVTFTGIDGINIFKAPVLAMLFVGGMIPVVFSALAMNSVGKAAMDMVYEVRRQFKEIPGIMEGTGKPEYGKCVEISTKAALREMMLPGILTIGFPIAIVLLGKLVYGDNNQLIAEMLGGYMAGVTVSGVLWAVFQNNAGGAWDNAKKSFEAGVMINGEMTYKGSDAHKAAVTGDTVGDPFKDTSGPSMNILIKLTCLIGLVIAPILGSGHSDTAATASCCAGGATTEMMCEAKKCDPAKMATMTKDECAAMCKENGCSEECTAKCLSMYDANGKFVGEKTQTIKLTTMKDVRVEMTNENGKTKATVTTTANGTTTTQTFEGTEEEVKAKIKALK; encoded by the coding sequence ATGAATACATTTATGATTTATGTGCCAATTGTAATGGCATTTATTGGACTTCTGTTCATGGTAGCAAAACGAGCCTGGGTGCTCAAACAAGATGCTGGTGACGGCAAAATGAAAGAAATATCAGATTACATTTATGAAGGGGCTTTGGCCTTCTTAAAAGCAGAATATAGATTACTAGCTGTATTTGTCCTTTTAGCAAGTGCAGTATTGGCAGGGATAACTTTCTTGCCTGGCGTAAAAACCCATTTGTTAATTGTAATTGCCTTTATTTTTGGGGCTTTTTTCTCAGCTTTGGCTGGAAATATGGGAATGAAAATCGCAACTAAAACCAACGTAAGAACTACTCAAGCCGCACGTACTAGTTTACCTCAAGCTTTAAAAGTGTCTTTTGGTGGAGGAACCGTAATGGGATTAGGTGTAGCCGGTTTAGCTGTTTTAGGGTTGACCGGTTTTTTTATTGTCTTTTTCAGAATCTTTATGAACGGAGAATGGACTTCTACTGAAGATATGACGATTGTTTTAGAAACCTTAGCTGGATTTTCTTTAGGAGCTGAATCTATCGCTTTGTTTGCTCGTGTTGGTGGTGGAATTTACACCAAAGCGGCCGACGTTGGTGCCGATTTAGTTGGTAAAGTAGAAGCAGGAATTCCAGAAGATGACCCAAGAAATCCTGCTACAATTGCAGATAACGTTGGGGATAATGTTGGAGATGTTGCCGGTATGGGTGCCGATTTATTTGGGTCGTATGTAGCGACTGTATTGGCGGCAATGGTTCTTGGAAACTACGTGATTAAAGATATGGGTGGTAAAATTGACGATGCCTTTGGCGGAATCGGTCCAATTTTATTGCCGATGGCGATTGCTGGTTTTGGAATTTTGTTTTCTATTATCGGAACGATGTTGGTGAAAATTAGTAGTGATGATGCCAAAGAAGCTCAAGTACAAAAAGCCTTAAACATCGGAAACTGGGTGTCTATTGTTTTAACCTTGGTGTCTTGCTACTTCTTAGTACAATATATGTTGCCTACGACTATGAAAATGGAGTTTTACGGCGAAGGAGTTAAAGACATCGATTCTATACGTGTTTTTTATGCTACGATTGTAGGTTTGTTTGTGGGTGGAGCTATTTCTTCAGTTACTGAATATTATACAGGATTAGGCACAAAGCCAGTTTTAGCAATCGTGCAAAAATCTTCTACTGGAGCTGGAACTAACGTAATCGCTGGTTTGGCAACGGGTATGATATCTACTTTTCCAACAGTTTTATTATTTGCTGGTGCCATTTGGGCTTCTTATGCTTTAGCTGGATTTTACGGTGTGGCTTTAGCCGCTTCAGCGATGATGGCGACTACTGCTATGCAATTAGCAATTGATGCATTTGGACCTATCTCAGACAACGCTGGTGGTATTGCTGAAATGAGCGAGTTGCCAAAAGAAGTTCGTACTAGAACCGACATTTTGGATTCTGTTGGAAATACAACCGCTGCTACAGGAAAAGGTTTTGCGATTGCTTCTGCGGCTTTAACTTCATTGGCTTTGTTTGCGGCTTATGTAACTTTTACAGGAATTGATGGAATCAATATTTTTAAAGCTCCTGTTTTAGCTATGTTATTTGTGGGTGGAATGATTCCAGTGGTTTTCTCTGCTTTAGCAATGAATTCTGTTGGAAAAGCTGCAATGGATATGGTGTACGAAGTACGTCGTCAGTTCAAAGAAATTCCTGGAATTATGGAAGGCACGGGAAAACCAGAATATGGTAAATGTGTGGAGATTTCAACTAAAGCGGCTTTACGCGAAATGATGTTGCCTGGTATATTGACCATTGGTTTCCCAATTGCTATTGTGCTACTTGGAAAATTAGTTTACGGTGATAACAACCAATTGATTGCTGAAATGTTAGGAGGTTATATGGCTGGTGTAACAGTTTCTGGAGTACTTTGGGCAGTTTTCCAAAATAATGCTGGAGGTGCTTGGGACAATGCTAAGAAATCATTCGAAGCTGGGGTTATGATTAATGGAGAAATGACATATAAAGGTTCTGATGCACACAAAGCGGCGGTAACTGGAGATACAGTTGGAGACCCTTTCAAAGATACCTCTGGGCCATCTATGAATATTTTAATCAAATTGACTTGTTTGATTGGATTAGTGATTGCTCCTATTTTAGGAAGTGGCCATTCTGATACGGCTGCTACGGCGTCTTGTTGCGCAGGTGGAGCTACCACAGAAATGATGTGCGAAGCCAAAAAATGTGACCCTGCAAAAATGGCTACTATGACCAAAGACGAGTGCGCAGCGATGTGCAAGGAAAATGGTTGTTCAGAAGAATGTACTGCTAAATGTTTGTCAATGTACGATGCCAATGGAAAATTTGTGGGTGAAAAAACACAAACCATCAAATTGACTACGATGAAAGATGTTCGTGTGGAAATGACCAATGAAAACGGGAAAACCAAAGCTACAGTAACTACTACAGCCAACGGAACGACCACCACTCAAACTTTCGAAGGAACTGAGGAAGAAGTGAAAGCGAAAATCAAAGCTTTGAAATAA
- a CDS encoding electron transfer flavoprotein subunit alpha/FixB family protein, with product MSILIYAESAEGKFKKVAFELASYAKKVAETLSTTVTAVTVNAGDVSELSKYGVNKVLKVTNSQLDAFSAKAYADVIKQAAQKENAKVVVLSSTTDSIYLSSLVAVGLDAGFASNVVGLPLSTAPFQVKRTAFSNKAFNTTEITTEVKVLGIAKNSYGIFENASSLTEEDFNPTIDANDFGVKVTSVEKSSGKISIADADIVVSAGRGMKGPENWGMIEELAGVLGAATACSKPVSDLGWRPHGEHVGQTGKPVATNLYIAVGISGAIQHIAGINSSKVKVVINSDPEAPFFKVADYGIVGDAFEIVPQLIEKFKAFKAQHS from the coding sequence ATGTCAATATTAATATACGCAGAATCTGCAGAAGGAAAATTCAAAAAAGTAGCATTCGAGCTTGCATCTTATGCTAAAAAAGTAGCAGAAACGTTAAGTACTACAGTAACAGCTGTAACTGTAAATGCTGGTGACGTTTCGGAACTATCAAAATATGGTGTAAACAAAGTTTTAAAAGTAACCAATAGTCAATTGGACGCTTTTTCAGCAAAAGCTTACGCTGATGTAATCAAACAAGCCGCTCAAAAAGAGAATGCAAAAGTTGTTGTTCTTTCATCTACAACAGATAGTATCTATTTATCATCATTGGTAGCAGTTGGCTTAGACGCAGGTTTCGCCTCAAATGTTGTAGGTTTACCATTAAGTACTGCGCCATTTCAAGTAAAAAGAACTGCTTTTTCAAACAAAGCATTCAACACGACTGAAATCACCACAGAAGTTAAAGTATTAGGAATTGCTAAAAATTCTTACGGTATTTTTGAAAATGCAAGTTCGTTAACAGAAGAAGATTTTAATCCAACAATCGATGCTAACGATTTTGGTGTAAAAGTGACTTCAGTTGAAAAAAGTTCAGGAAAAATTTCTATTGCCGATGCTGATATTGTGGTGTCAGCAGGACGCGGAATGAAAGGTCCAGAAAACTGGGGAATGATCGAAGAATTAGCTGGTGTTTTAGGTGCTGCAACAGCTTGTTCTAAACCAGTATCCGATTTAGGATGGAGACCTCACGGAGAACACGTAGGACAAACCGGAAAACCAGTTGCTACTAATTTATACATTGCCGTAGGTATTTCTGGTGCGATTCAACATATTGCGGGTATTAACTCTTCAAAAGTAAAAGTAGTTATCAATAGCGATCCTGAAGCACCTTTCTTTAAGGTGGCTGATTATGGAATTGTTGGAGATGCTTTCGAAATTGTACCTCAATTAATTGAAAAATTCAAAGCTTTCAAAGCACAACATTCATAA
- a CDS encoding electron transfer flavoprotein subunit beta/FixA family protein, which yields MKILVCISHVPDTTSKINFVNGDSEFDTNGVQYVINPNDEFGLTRAIWFQEQQGATVTVVNVGGPDTEPTLRKALAIGANEAIRVNANPTDGFFVAKQLAEVIKNGGYDLVIAGKESLDYNGGMVPGMIAGILGYNFLNSCVSLTVDGNAVTASREIDGGKETVATTLPLIIGGQKGLVEEKDLRIPNMRGIMTARTKALTILEPVDANVATKAVKFDKPAPKSAVKLVAADNLDELISLLHNEAKVI from the coding sequence ATGAAAATATTAGTTTGCATCAGTCACGTTCCTGATACTACTTCAAAAATCAATTTCGTTAACGGTGATTCAGAATTCGACACCAATGGCGTTCAGTACGTTATCAATCCAAATGACGAATTTGGATTAACTAGAGCAATCTGGTTTCAAGAACAACAAGGCGCAACGGTAACTGTTGTAAATGTGGGTGGACCAGACACAGAACCTACTTTAAGAAAAGCATTAGCTATTGGAGCCAACGAAGCAATTCGTGTAAATGCTAATCCAACGGATGGTTTCTTCGTAGCCAAACAATTGGCAGAAGTAATTAAAAATGGCGGATACGATTTAGTAATCGCTGGAAAAGAATCATTAGATTACAACGGTGGAATGGTTCCTGGAATGATTGCTGGAATCTTAGGGTACAACTTTTTGAACTCTTGCGTGAGCTTAACTGTAGATGGAAATGCCGTTACTGCTTCAAGAGAAATCGACGGAGGTAAAGAAACTGTAGCTACAACTTTACCATTAATCATTGGAGGTCAAAAAGGATTAGTTGAGGAGAAAGATTTGCGTATTCCAAACATGAGAGGAATTATGACTGCAAGAACAAAAGCCTTAACTATTTTAGAGCCTGTAGATGCTAATGTAGCTACTAAAGCAGTAAAATTTGACAAACCTGCTCCAAAATCTGCCGTTAAATTAGTAGCAGCGGATAATTTGGATGAACTAATCAGTTTGTTACACAACGAAGCTAAAGTAATTTAG
- a CDS encoding deoxynucleoside kinase → MHIAVAGNIGSGKTTLTQLLSKHFKWEPHYEDVVDNPYLDDFYHQMERWSFNLQIYFLNSRFRQVMQIRQSGKKIIQDRTIYEDAHIFAPNLHAMGLMTNRDFQNYTSLFELMETMVQPPDLLIYLRSSIPNLVGQIHKRGREYENSISIDYLSRLNERYEAWIQSYTKGKLLVIDVDNINFVDNPEDLGNIINRIDAELNGLF, encoded by the coding sequence ATGCACATAGCAGTAGCAGGAAACATAGGTTCAGGAAAAACTACCTTAACACAATTATTGTCGAAACATTTTAAATGGGAACCACATTACGAGGACGTAGTTGACAACCCTTATTTGGATGATTTTTACCACCAAATGGAACGCTGGTCTTTTAATCTTCAGATTTACTTTTTGAATAGCCGTTTTCGTCAAGTAATGCAAATTCGCCAAAGTGGTAAAAAAATCATTCAAGACCGTACTATTTACGAAGACGCTCATATTTTCGCTCCCAACTTGCATGCGATGGGATTGATGACCAATCGAGATTTTCAGAATTATACTTCCTTATTTGAATTGATGGAAACGATGGTGCAACCACCAGATTTGTTGATTTACTTAAGAAGCTCCATTCCTAATTTGGTAGGACAAATTCACAAACGCGGTCGCGAGTATGAAAACTCTATTTCTATTGACTATTTGAGCCGTTTGAACGAACGTTACGAAGCGTGGATTCAAAGTTATACGAAAGGAAAACTTTTAGTAATTGATGTAGATAATATCAATTTTGTGGATAACCCAGAAGACTTAGGAAACATCATCAACAGAATTGACGCAGAATTGAACGGATTGTTTTAG
- a CDS encoding DUF5686 and carboxypeptidase-like regulatory domain-containing protein, with protein MKKSILYFFILVFALVTVAKAQTKVSGIVVDKANQPIPYANVVFKNSNVGIVTNEDGRFYIESPQTYTVLVITSAGFSDKEVTLEKAVNYNFKIVLKEMQELNEVVVFTGKTSKKNNPALDILRKIWERKRKNGLYQFNQYQMEKYEKIEFDMNTIDSAFMKNKIFKGMEFIFKQVDTSKVTGKTYLPIFINEALYDVYGDNTIKKVKEINKANKTSGFNGNQQILAFVKDLYSDYNIYDNHLTFFDKSFTSPLSRTGIDVYNYVLRDSALIDNKWCFNIVFYPRRKNELTFKGDFWVNDTTFAIKKINMAVTKSANINWVKDIYIEQEFEVMNDSVFLLTRDYLMSDFALNKKEKSKGVYGKRTSFYRNHEFNKPKPTSFYKDEVNFIDNEVYNKSEEYWEENRFEKLSKDEKGVYKMLDTLQTVKKFKQLYSLVSILGSGYVEFNNFDFGNVFSTFGYNEVEGIRLRLGGRTYFGPNDPWRVQAFTAYGFDDQKFKYGVSGKWMVDKKNRIIISGGNRRDIEQIGASLTTTNDVLGRSFASSALFTTGSNGKLTNINLTNVSFEIEPVKNWTFQAGISHRTLVSASPTFSLDYYTTLPSAANPAGVIKSDVRQSEANLQIEYTPNRKTIGFGVERDIVDSPYSRVFINYSHGFEGVLNSDIRYDKIQLYYKQPFIIGPLGRTNLILEAGKTFGTIPLGLMSVIPGNQTYFSIENTFNNLNFYEFISDQYVTLQWNHNFQGRLFARIPFMRKLNWREVVGIKSVYGTISDANRAINASGLPYLAPEKVYWEYSAGIGNIFKVFRIDFAWRGSYLNAPDAQNFTVKGTFGFNF; from the coding sequence ATGAAAAAATCAATTTTATATTTCTTTATACTTGTATTTGCATTAGTTACTGTTGCAAAGGCGCAAACGAAGGTTAGTGGTATTGTGGTGGATAAAGCCAATCAACCTATTCCCTACGCTAATGTTGTTTTTAAAAACTCTAATGTAGGCATTGTAACCAACGAAGATGGTCGTTTTTACATTGAGTCTCCACAGACTTATACTGTTTTGGTAATTACCTCAGCTGGCTTTTCTGACAAGGAAGTGACCTTAGAAAAAGCAGTGAATTACAATTTCAAAATTGTATTGAAAGAAATGCAAGAATTGAATGAAGTTGTTGTTTTTACTGGGAAAACGTCAAAGAAAAACAATCCTGCTCTAGATATTCTGCGTAAAATTTGGGAACGCAAACGCAAAAACGGTTTGTATCAATTCAATCAATACCAAATGGAGAAGTATGAGAAGATTGAATTTGATATGAACACTATCGACAGTGCTTTTATGAAGAATAAAATTTTCAAAGGAATGGAATTTATCTTCAAGCAAGTGGATACTTCTAAAGTTACTGGAAAAACGTATTTGCCCATTTTTATCAACGAAGCTTTGTACGATGTGTATGGAGACAATACCATCAAGAAAGTCAAAGAAATCAATAAAGCCAACAAAACGTCTGGATTTAATGGAAATCAACAAATCTTAGCTTTTGTCAAAGATTTGTATTCTGATTATAATATCTATGACAATCACTTGACTTTTTTCGACAAAAGTTTTACCAGTCCACTATCTAGAACAGGGATTGATGTCTATAATTATGTGCTTCGTGATAGCGCATTAATCGACAACAAATGGTGTTTTAATATTGTTTTTTATCCAAGACGTAAAAACGAATTGACTTTCAAAGGAGATTTTTGGGTAAACGATACCACTTTTGCCATTAAGAAAATTAATATGGCGGTAACCAAGAGCGCCAATATTAACTGGGTAAAAGACATTTACATCGAGCAAGAATTTGAGGTAATGAACGACTCTGTTTTTCTCTTGACTCGAGATTATTTAATGTCGGATTTTGCTTTGAACAAAAAAGAAAAATCAAAAGGAGTTTATGGTAAAAGAACCTCTTTTTATCGCAATCACGAGTTCAACAAGCCCAAACCCACTTCTTTTTACAAAGACGAAGTTAATTTTATAGACAACGAAGTCTACAATAAATCCGAAGAATATTGGGAAGAGAATCGTTTTGAGAAACTCTCCAAAGACGAAAAAGGCGTTTACAAAATGCTTGATACCTTGCAAACCGTCAAAAAATTCAAGCAGTTGTATAGCTTGGTTTCTATCTTAGGAAGTGGTTATGTAGAGTTCAACAATTTTGATTTTGGTAATGTATTTTCAACTTTTGGTTATAACGAAGTAGAGGGTATTCGTCTGCGTCTGGGCGGAAGAACTTACTTTGGACCTAACGACCCTTGGCGCGTTCAGGCTTTTACGGCTTATGGTTTTGATGACCAAAAATTCAAATATGGCGTTTCAGGAAAATGGATGGTCGACAAGAAAAACCGAATCATCATTTCTGGAGGAAATCGACGAGACATCGAGCAAATTGGCGCCAGTTTGACCACAACCAATGATGTCTTGGGAAGAAGTTTTGCGTCTTCTGCTTTGTTTACTACGGGAAGTAATGGTAAATTAACCAACATCAATCTGACCAATGTTTCGTTTGAAATAGAGCCAGTTAAGAATTGGACCTTTCAAGCCGGAATTTCACATCGCACCTTAGTTTCGGCATCACCGACCTTTAGTTTAGACTACTATACCACGTTGCCGTCAGCAGCCAATCCAGCAGGAGTGATTAAAAGCGATGTAAGACAATCGGAAGCTAATCTTCAAATAGAGTACACTCCCAACCGAAAAACGATTGGTTTTGGTGTAGAACGTGATATTGTCGACAGTCCGTACAGTCGTGTTTTTATCAATTACAGTCACGGATTCGAGGGTGTTTTGAACAGCGATATTCGATATGATAAAATTCAGTTGTATTACAAACAGCCTTTCATTATTGGACCACTCGGAAGAACCAACTTAATTTTAGAAGCCGGAAAAACATTTGGCACCATTCCTTTAGGTTTGATGAGCGTTATTCCCGGAAATCAAACGTATTTCAGTATCGAGAACACCTTTAATAATCTCAATTTCTACGAATTTATAAGCGACCAATACGTAACCTTACAATGGAATCACAATTTCCAAGGGCGTTTGTTTGCTCGAATTCCATTTATGCGAAAACTCAATTGGCGAGAAGTAGTAGGTATAAAGAGCGTTTACGGAACAATCTCAGATGCTAACCGAGCCATTAATGCTTCGGGCCTCCCTTATCTTGCTCCTGAAAAAGTGTATTGGGAATACAGCGCCGGAATTGGGAATATTTTCAAAGTATTTAGAATAGATTTTGCGTGGCGTGGCAGTTATCTCAATGCACCCGATGCGCAAAATTTCACGGTCAAAGGAACCTTTGGGTTTAATTTTTAG
- a CDS encoding DNA-3-methyladenine glycosylase, whose product MQEPFSLLIAKEPVFKTIVEKYGLPTIPQRPEGFETLVLLILEQQVSIDSAKATFLRLKEVAKPFFPETVVQLSDEQLKAVGVSRQKITYIKALAAALLSKELVLEELSTLSADVVREKLIKIKGIGHWTIDIYLMFSLQAPDLLPLGDIAVVNTFKELFDIHDKEMMEQHSQQWKPYRSFATYLLWHHYLCKRNRKVVYNP is encoded by the coding sequence ATGCAAGAACCTTTTTCGTTATTAATTGCCAAAGAACCCGTTTTCAAAACTATAGTGGAAAAATACGGTTTGCCCACTATTCCACAACGCCCCGAAGGTTTCGAGACACTCGTACTATTGATTCTAGAACAACAAGTTTCTATAGATTCAGCTAAAGCGACTTTTTTACGTTTAAAAGAAGTGGCAAAACCCTTTTTTCCTGAAACAGTTGTGCAACTTAGTGATGAGCAATTGAAGGCAGTGGGCGTTAGTCGTCAAAAAATAACCTATATCAAAGCTTTGGCTGCTGCACTCCTTTCAAAAGAATTGGTTTTAGAGGAATTGTCCACGCTTTCTGCCGATGTGGTCCGCGAAAAACTAATCAAAATAAAAGGCATCGGTCATTGGACTATCGATATTTATTTGATGTTTTCGCTACAAGCACCAGATTTGTTACCTCTAGGTGATATAGCCGTGGTAAATACCTTCAAAGAATTATTTGACATCCACGACAAAGAGATGATGGAGCAGCACTCCCAACAGTGGAAACCCTACCGTTCTTTTGCTACCTATTTATTATGGCATCATTATTTGTGTAAACGCAACCGAAAAGTGGTTTACAATCCCTAA